Proteins encoded in a region of the Deefgea piscis genome:
- the rpoC gene encoding DNA-directed RNA polymerase subunit beta' has product MKGLLELFKQVAQDEEFDAIKIGLASPEKIRSWSFGEVKKPETINYRTFKPERDGLFCARIFGPIKDYECLCGKYKRLKHRGVICEKCGVEVTLSKVRRERMGHIDLASPVAHIWFLKSLPSRLGMVLDIALRDIERVLYFEAFIVVEPGMTPLTRGQLLTEEDYFTKVEEYGDEFVALMGAEAVRELLKSMDVDQEISNLRAELDSTGSETKIKKIAKRLKVLEAFDRSGIKPEWMIMEVLPVLPPELRPLVPLDGGRFATSDLNDLYRRVINRNNRLKRLLELRAPEIIVRNEKRMLQEAVDSLLDNGRRGKAMTGANKRPLKSLADMIKGKGGRFRQNLLGKRVDYSGRSVITVGPTLRLHQCGLPKLMALELFKPFIFHKLEVMGLATTIKAAKKMVESQEPVVWDILEDVIREHPVLLNRAPTLHRLGIQAFEPTLIEGKAIQLHPLVCAAFNADFDGDQMAVHVPLSLEAQMEARTLMLASNNVLAPANGEPIIVPSQDIVLGLYYMTREAKYAKGERLNEDGQRLTILADVSEALRAYQSKEVTLQTRVSIRLKEWFRNELGDWESKMVRRDTTVGRAILSEILPKGLAFSHIDKSLKKKEIGKLINASFRRCGLKETVIFADQLMYTGFSYSTRGGISICVDDMLVPAKKVELLAAAQAEVKEIEQQYSSGLVTQGERYNKVVDIWGRAGDQIAKAMMDQLAKETVYDSNGKKDEQESFNSIYMMADSGARGSPAQIRQLAGMRGLMAKPDGSIIETPITTNFREGLTVLQYFISTHGARKGLADTALKTANSGYLTRRLVDVTQDLVVTEDDCGTKHGVAMKAVMQGGDVVEALRDRILGRIVVKDVVDPSTQETVYEVGYLLDEDAVDEIESRNIDEVVVRTPLSCETRYGLCAKCYGRDLGRGQIVNAGEAVGVIAAQSIGEPGTQLTMRTFHIGGAASRAAAASQVEAKSNGRLGFSANMRYVTNAKNELVVIARSAELLILDDVGRERETHKVPYGATLAVKDGDIIKAGSVLGTWDPHTRPIITEYSGIVRFENVEEGMTVVKQVDEVTGLSTLVVIASKAKVTAAKGVRPLVKLLDENGQEMKLAGTDTPVTISFQVGSIITVKDGQQVGVGDVLARIPQESAKTRDITGGLPRVAELFEARSPKDAGMLAEITGTASFGKDTKGKQRLVLTDLDGVPHEYLISKDKHVMVHDGQVVSQGEVIVDGPIDPHDILRLQGIEALARYIVQEVQEVYRLQGVKINDKHIEVIVRQMLRRVVISDQGGSNFILGEQVERAEVLIMNDKLAEEGKELAKFDNILLGITKASLSTDSFISAASFQETTRVLTEAAIMGKVDDLRGLKENVIVGRLIPAGTGLAYHKNRKRLLAKAESLAPFAEAAAEVIAEIGNISE; this is encoded by the coding sequence ATGAAAGGCTTACTCGAACTATTCAAGCAAGTCGCGCAGGACGAAGAATTTGACGCGATTAAAATTGGCTTAGCATCGCCAGAGAAAATCCGTTCTTGGTCTTTCGGCGAAGTGAAAAAGCCAGAAACCATTAACTATCGTACGTTCAAACCTGAGCGCGATGGTTTGTTTTGTGCTCGTATTTTCGGGCCGATTAAAGATTATGAGTGCTTGTGTGGTAAATACAAGCGTTTGAAGCACCGTGGCGTAATTTGTGAAAAATGCGGTGTAGAAGTTACTTTGTCTAAAGTACGTCGTGAGCGTATGGGTCATATCGACCTTGCTTCGCCTGTTGCTCATATCTGGTTCTTGAAATCACTCCCAAGCCGTTTGGGTATGGTACTTGATATTGCTTTGCGCGATATCGAGCGCGTATTGTATTTCGAGGCATTTATTGTTGTTGAGCCAGGCATGACACCGCTAACGCGTGGTCAGCTGCTGACAGAAGAAGATTACTTTACCAAAGTTGAAGAATACGGTGACGAATTTGTCGCTTTGATGGGCGCAGAAGCTGTCCGCGAATTGCTAAAATCTATGGATGTAGACCAAGAAATTAGCAACTTGCGCGCTGAGCTCGATAGCACTGGTTCTGAAACAAAAATCAAGAAAATCGCTAAACGTTTGAAAGTCCTAGAAGCGTTCGATCGCTCAGGTATCAAGCCAGAGTGGATGATCATGGAAGTGTTGCCGGTATTACCTCCGGAATTACGTCCATTGGTGCCATTGGATGGCGGTCGTTTTGCGACTTCTGATTTGAATGATTTGTATCGCCGCGTTATTAACCGTAATAACCGTTTGAAGCGCCTGCTTGAATTACGCGCTCCGGAAATTATTGTTCGTAACGAAAAGCGTATGCTGCAAGAAGCTGTGGATTCTTTGCTCGATAACGGCCGTCGCGGTAAAGCGATGACTGGTGCGAATAAGCGTCCGTTGAAATCGCTTGCAGATATGATTAAAGGTAAGGGCGGTCGTTTCCGTCAGAACTTGTTGGGTAAACGTGTCGATTACTCAGGTCGTTCGGTAATTACCGTTGGTCCTACTTTGCGTTTACATCAATGTGGCTTGCCAAAATTGATGGCGTTGGAATTGTTTAAACCATTTATTTTCCATAAGTTGGAAGTGATGGGCTTGGCAACGACGATTAAAGCCGCGAAGAAAATGGTTGAAAGTCAAGAGCCTGTTGTTTGGGATATCTTGGAAGACGTTATCCGCGAACATCCAGTGCTATTGAATCGTGCGCCTACATTGCACCGTTTGGGTATTCAAGCGTTTGAACCGACCCTGATTGAAGGTAAAGCCATTCAATTGCATCCACTCGTCTGCGCGGCATTCAATGCTGACTTTGACGGTGACCAAATGGCGGTTCACGTTCCATTGTCGCTTGAAGCGCAGATGGAAGCACGTACATTGATGCTGGCATCGAATAATGTCTTGGCCCCAGCTAACGGCGAGCCAATTATTGTTCCTTCGCAAGATATCGTGTTGGGCTTGTATTACATGACGCGTGAAGCGAAATACGCCAAAGGTGAGCGCCTCAATGAGGATGGCCAACGTTTGACGATTCTTGCTGACGTATCTGAAGCTTTGCGTGCTTACCAGAGCAAAGAAGTTACCCTACAGACTCGCGTTTCTATTCGTTTGAAAGAATGGTTCCGCAATGAATTGGGCGACTGGGAAAGCAAGATGGTCCGTCGTGATACAACGGTGGGTCGTGCAATTTTGTCTGAGATTTTGCCTAAAGGCTTGGCCTTCTCGCATATCGATAAGTCATTGAAGAAAAAAGAAATTGGTAAGCTGATCAATGCTTCTTTCCGTCGTTGCGGCTTGAAAGAAACGGTGATTTTTGCTGATCAACTGATGTATACCGGTTTCTCATATTCAACACGCGGTGGCATCTCGATTTGCGTCGATGATATGTTGGTTCCTGCGAAGAAAGTTGAATTGTTGGCAGCAGCACAAGCCGAAGTGAAAGAGATTGAGCAGCAATATAGCTCCGGTCTGGTGACACAAGGTGAGCGCTACAATAAGGTCGTTGATATCTGGGGTCGCGCTGGCGATCAAATTGCGAAAGCAATGATGGATCAATTGGCAAAAGAAACTGTTTACGATAGTAACGGCAAAAAAGACGAACAAGAATCGTTTAACTCGATTTACATGATGGCTGACTCTGGTGCTCGTGGTTCGCCAGCACAGATTCGTCAGTTGGCAGGTATGCGTGGTTTGATGGCGAAGCCGGATGGTTCGATTATTGAAACACCGATTACGACCAACTTCCGTGAAGGCTTGACGGTTCTTCAGTACTTTATTTCGACGCACGGTGCACGTAAAGGTTTGGCTGATACGGCATTGAAAACAGCAAACTCGGGTTATTTGACTCGTCGTTTGGTCGATGTGACACAAGATTTGGTTGTTACTGAAGATGATTGCGGCACGAAGCATGGCGTGGCAATGAAAGCCGTTATGCAAGGTGGTGATGTTGTTGAAGCATTGCGTGATCGTATTTTGGGCCGAATCGTTGTTAAAGATGTTGTAGATCCTTCAACTCAAGAAACTGTATATGAAGTTGGTTACTTGCTAGATGAAGATGCCGTTGACGAAATTGAAAGCCGCAATATCGATGAAGTCGTAGTACGTACTCCGTTGTCTTGCGAGACACGTTACGGTCTGTGCGCAAAATGTTATGGCCGTGACTTAGGTCGTGGGCAAATTGTTAATGCCGGTGAAGCGGTTGGTGTTATTGCTGCTCAATCAATTGGTGAGCCGGGTACACAGTTAACAATGCGTACGTTCCATATTGGTGGTGCTGCATCACGAGCTGCTGCTGCTAGCCAGGTTGAAGCGAAATCAAATGGTCGACTTGGTTTTAGCGCAAATATGCGTTATGTAACTAATGCGAAAAATGAGCTGGTTGTTATTGCACGCTCTGCTGAACTATTGATTCTCGATGATGTGGGCCGTGAGCGTGAAACACATAAAGTACCTTATGGTGCGACTCTTGCTGTTAAAGATGGTGACATCATTAAAGCAGGTTCAGTACTAGGTACATGGGATCCGCATACTCGTCCAATTATTACTGAGTATTCAGGTATTGTTCGATTTGAAAATGTCGAAGAAGGTATGACCGTTGTTAAACAAGTCGATGAAGTAACTGGCTTGTCAACCTTGGTGGTTATTGCCTCTAAAGCAAAAGTAACTGCAGCAAAAGGCGTTCGTCCATTAGTTAAGTTGCTCGATGAGAATGGCCAAGAAATGAAACTGGCTGGCACCGATACTCCGGTGACTATTTCATTCCAAGTTGGTTCTATCATTACGGTGAAAGATGGTCAGCAAGTGGGGGTGGGCGATGTACTTGCTCGTATTCCACAAGAGTCAGCTAAAACGCGTGATATTACCGGTGGTCTACCACGTGTAGCAGAGTTGTTTGAAGCTCGTTCACCAAAAGATGCCGGTATGTTGGCTGAGATCACTGGTACCGCTAGCTTTGGTAAAGATACTAAAGGTAAGCAGCGTCTAGTTCTGACTGATTTGGATGGCGTTCCTCATGAATATCTGATTTCCAAAGACAAGCATGTCATGGTGCATGATGGTCAAGTGGTTAGTCAGGGTGAGGTCATTGTGGATGGTCCTATCGATCCACATGATATCTTGCGCTTACAAGGTATTGAAGCACTTGCTCGTTACATCGTTCAAGAAGTGCAAGAGGTTTATCGCTTGCAGGGCGTGAAGATTAATGACAAGCATATTGAGGTGATTGTTCGTCAGATGTTGCGTCGAGTCGTGATTTCTGATCAAGGTGGTTCAAACTTCATCTTAGGTGAGCAAGTAGAGCGTGCTGAAGTTCTGATTATGAATGATAAGCTGGCCGAAGAAGGTAAGGAATTGGCTAAGTTTGACAATATCCTCTTAGGTATTACTAAGGCTTCATTGTCGACTGACTCCTTTATTTCTGCTGCATCGTTCCAAGAAACAACGCGTGTTCTGACTGAAGCAGCCATTATGGGTAAAGTTGACGATTTGCGTGGTTTGAAAGAAAACGTCATTGTTGGTCGTTTGATTCCAGCAGGAACAGGGCTGGCATATCACAAAAATCGGAAGCGTTTACTAGCAAAAGCCGAAAGTTTGGCTCCTTTTGCTGAAGCAGCTGCTGAAGTTATCGCTGAAATTGGGAATATTTCTGAATAA
- the rpsG gene encoding 30S ribosomal protein S7 produces MPRRREVPKRDVLPDPKFGSTELAKFMNVVMLDGKKAVAERIVYGALAQIEKKTGKDAIEVFNTAIGNVKPVVEVKSRRVGGANYQVPVEVRPSRRLALSMRWVREAARKRGEKSMDLRLAGELLDAAEGRGGAMKKRDEVHRMADANKAFAHFRF; encoded by the coding sequence ATGCCAAGACGCAGAGAAGTCCCTAAGCGTGATGTGTTGCCAGATCCAAAATTTGGTAGCACAGAACTCGCAAAATTCATGAACGTTGTAATGCTCGATGGTAAGAAAGCCGTAGCTGAGCGTATCGTTTATGGTGCATTGGCCCAGATCGAGAAAAAGACTGGTAAAGATGCAATTGAAGTTTTTAACACCGCAATTGGCAATGTTAAGCCAGTTGTTGAAGTTAAGAGCCGCCGTGTCGGTGGCGCCAACTACCAGGTGCCAGTAGAAGTACGTCCAAGCCGTCGTCTGGCATTGTCGATGCGCTGGGTTCGCGAAGCGGCTCGTAAACGTGGTGAAAAATCAATGGATCTGCGTCTAGCAGGTGAACTTCTTGACGCGGCTGAAGGCCGTGGCGGCGCGATGAAAAAACGCGATGAAGTGCATCGTATGGCTGATGCTAATAAAGCATTCGCCCACTTCCGTTTCTAA
- the fusA gene encoding elongation factor G: protein MARKTPIERYRNIGISAHIDAGKTTTTERVLFYTGVNHKIGEVHDGAATMDWMEQEQERGITITSAATTTYWKGMSLQFPEHLINIIDTPGHVDFTIEVERSMRVLDGACMVYCAVGGVQPQSETVWRQANKYKVPRLAFVNKMDRSGANFFRAVEQMKLRLKANPVPVVIPIGAEDKFEGVVDLLKMKAIIWDESSQGMTFTYGDIPADLVSVAQEWREKMVETAAEASEELMNKYLEAGELSEAEIVAAIRARTLACEIQPVLCGSAFKNKGVQRMLDAVIEFLPSPVDIDAVKGMDDRDQEVTREATDDAPFSSLAFKLMNDPYVGQLTFFRVYSGTLQSGDFVLNSNKDKKERIGRLVQMHANDRKEIDEVRAGDIAAAIGLKDVTTGETLCDLKDVIILERMVFPEPVIHVAVEPKTKADQEKMGLALGRLSKEDPSFRVKTDEETGQTIMSGMGELHLEILVDRMRREFGVDANVGAPQVAYRETITQVAADVQGKHAKQSGGKGQYGDVTITIEPAGEGNGYSFVDEIKGGVIPREFIPSVDKGIQNTLKSGVLAGFPVVDVKVRLTFGSYHDVDSSQIAFELAGSMAFKEAMRRAGPVILEPMMYVEIETPEDYMGDIMGDISSRRGLLQGMDDNPAGGKMIKAEVPLSEMFGYSTTLRSMSQGRATYSMEFKHYSIAPKHIADAIVTKK from the coding sequence GTGGCTCGCAAGACCCCTATTGAGCGTTACCGCAATATTGGTATTTCCGCTCACATTGATGCTGGTAAAACAACCACAACAGAACGTGTTTTGTTTTATACCGGTGTTAACCATAAAATTGGTGAAGTTCATGATGGCGCAGCCACTATGGACTGGATGGAGCAAGAACAGGAACGTGGTATTACTATCACTTCTGCTGCTACGACCACATACTGGAAAGGTATGAGTCTGCAGTTTCCTGAGCATTTGATTAACATCATTGACACCCCTGGCCACGTTGACTTCACGATTGAAGTTGAGCGTTCAATGCGTGTTCTTGATGGTGCATGTATGGTTTATTGTGCTGTGGGTGGTGTTCAGCCGCAGTCTGAAACTGTATGGCGTCAAGCTAACAAGTACAAAGTTCCACGTTTGGCTTTCGTGAATAAGATGGACCGTTCAGGCGCCAACTTCTTCCGTGCTGTTGAGCAAATGAAATTGCGCTTGAAAGCAAATCCAGTACCAGTGGTTATTCCTATTGGTGCGGAAGATAAGTTTGAAGGTGTTGTTGATCTACTTAAAATGAAAGCAATTATCTGGGATGAGTCATCTCAAGGTATGACTTTCACTTACGGTGATATCCCTGCTGATTTAGTATCGGTCGCCCAAGAATGGCGCGAAAAAATGGTCGAAACGGCCGCCGAAGCTTCTGAAGAGTTGATGAATAAGTACCTCGAAGCTGGCGAATTGTCGGAAGCTGAAATTGTTGCGGCTATTCGTGCCCGTACTTTAGCTTGTGAAATTCAGCCTGTATTGTGTGGTTCTGCGTTCAAAAACAAAGGTGTTCAACGGATGTTGGACGCTGTGATCGAGTTCTTGCCGTCACCTGTAGATATTGATGCAGTTAAAGGTATGGATGATCGTGATCAAGAAGTGACTCGCGAAGCTACAGATGACGCGCCGTTCTCTTCATTGGCTTTCAAGCTAATGAACGACCCGTACGTAGGTCAGCTAACATTCTTCCGTGTGTATTCAGGCACTTTGCAATCTGGTGACTTTGTTTTGAATTCAAACAAAGACAAGAAAGAGCGCATTGGTCGTCTTGTGCAAATGCATGCAAATGATCGTAAAGAAATTGATGAAGTTCGCGCTGGTGACATCGCTGCTGCTATCGGTTTGAAAGATGTAACAACTGGTGAAACTCTTTGCGATTTAAAAGATGTAATTATTCTTGAGCGCATGGTATTCCCAGAGCCAGTAATTCACGTTGCTGTTGAGCCAAAAACTAAGGCTGACCAAGAAAAAATGGGTCTAGCTTTGGGTCGCTTGTCTAAAGAAGATCCTTCTTTCCGTGTTAAAACGGACGAAGAGACTGGTCAGACAATTATGTCTGGCATGGGTGAGTTGCATTTGGAGATCTTGGTTGATCGTATGCGTCGTGAGTTTGGTGTTGATGCAAACGTTGGTGCGCCACAAGTGGCCTACCGCGAAACCATTACTCAAGTCGCTGCAGATGTTCAAGGTAAGCACGCGAAACAGTCCGGTGGTAAGGGTCAGTACGGTGATGTGACTATTACTATTGAACCGGCTGGTGAAGGCAACGGTTATAGCTTTGTTGACGAAATTAAGGGCGGTGTGATTCCTCGTGAATTCATTCCTTCTGTTGATAAAGGTATCCAAAATACACTGAAATCTGGTGTGTTGGCTGGCTTCCCTGTTGTTGACGTTAAAGTTCGCCTGACATTTGGTTCGTACCATGACGTGGACTCGTCGCAAATTGCCTTTGAACTTGCTGGCTCTATGGCATTCAAAGAAGCTATGCGTCGTGCTGGTCCTGTAATTCTTGAGCCAATGATGTACGTTGAAATTGAAACGCCTGAAGATTACATGGGCGACATCATGGGTGATATTTCTTCTCGTCGTGGTCTATTGCAAGGTATGGATGATAATCCTGCCGGCGGAAAAATGATTAAAGCGGAAGTTCCATTGTCTGAGATGTTTGGTTACTCGACAACTCTGCGCTCTATGTCGCAAGGTCGTGCTACATACTCAATGGAATTTAAGCATTATTCAATTGCGCCTAAGCATATTGCTGATGCAATTGTTACTAAGAAATAA
- the rpsL gene encoding 30S ribosomal protein S12 — MPTINQLVRKGRVAEKLKSKVPALEACPQKRGVCTRVYTTTPKKPNSALRKVCKVRLTNGFEVISYIGGEGHNLQEHSVVLLRGGRVKDLPGVRYHCVRGSLDLAGVKNRKQSRSKYGAKRPKA, encoded by the coding sequence ATGCCAACTATCAATCAACTCGTTCGTAAAGGACGTGTTGCGGAAAAACTGAAGAGCAAAGTACCAGCTCTTGAAGCTTGCCCGCAAAAGCGTGGTGTATGCACACGTGTATATACAACAACTCCGAAAAAACCAAACTCTGCATTGCGTAAAGTATGCAAAGTTCGCCTCACTAACGGTTTCGAAGTAATTTCGTACATCGGTGGTGAAGGCCATAACCTGCAAGAGCATAGCGTTGTATTGCTACGCGGCGGTCGTGTAAAAGATTTGCCAGGTGTTCGCTATCACTGCGTACGTGGCTCTCTTGACTTGGCTGGCGTTAAAAATCGTAAGCAGTCTCGCTCTAAATACGGTGCAAAACGCCCTAAGGCTTAA